A single Oryctolagus cuniculus chromosome 16, mOryCun1.1, whole genome shotgun sequence DNA region contains:
- the LOC100355902 gene encoding zinc finger protein 84 isoform X1: MVREQMYNSGHLHIFPRAKKINASPVMITFEDLAVYFTWEEWQNMNKTQKTLYRDVMLEIYSSLLSLGYCMTKPDLIFKLEQGAEPWIVEECLSQSLPVAMKWDYLTETHQESEDTNLIQDGMKYNKTSNLKRIVLRKTLNLSSSHIPKLIIKKGAYSGMNAEECNVFQDVYPPSRPGDKFDATKVPGTSVQCYDPVSQHCKIQTVKQSFEHTGQGKTFNRKKILCTFERVHKRDTSNKSTVTVGKAIQIEKAFHKNSKLSKHQQTHTREKLSEYIKPVEHVINQSHLTINQRPQIGKKPYACTLCGNSFSYNSCHAIDHCTHIQENPHLCNESGETTYQKSYLMRHQKIHRQRKHHECNECQKIFFQKSNLITHQKIHTRKRPHECNDCGKAFCYKSQLKIHQRTHTGEKRHECNDCGKAFGFKSHLIQHQRTHTGEKPHECSNCGKAFGSKSHLIQHQRTHTREKPHECNDCGKAFGSKPQLIRHQRIHTGEKPYVCNHCGKAFCYKSQLIIHQGTHTGEKPHECNDCGKAFGFKSHLIIHQRIHTGEKPHECSDCGKAFVCKSGLIRHQRTHTGEKCHECNDCGKAFSQKSNLITHQKIHTGEKHHECNYCGKAFSQKSYLITHQRIHTGEKPYECNDCGKTFSHRSHLQTHQRIHTGEKPYECIDCGKAFSQKSQLITHQRIHTGEKRHECNNCGKAFYQKAQLITHQRIHTGEKRHECNDCGKAFGQKSHLLLHQRIHREKKPNYFND; this comes from the exons GTATAATTCTGGGCACCTCCACATATTTCcaagagcaaagaaaattaatGCATCacct GTGATGATaacatttgaagacctggctgtgtactttacctgggaggaatggcagaacatgaacaaAACTCAGAAAAccctgtacagggatgtgatgctggagatcTACAGCAGCCTGCTTTCCTTGG GATACTGCatgaccaaacctgacttgatcttcaagttggagcaaggagcagagccatggatagTGGAAGAATGCCTAAGTCAAAGCCTTCCAG ttgcCATGAAATGGGATTACCTGACTGAGACACAccaggaaagtgaagacacaAATTTGATTCAGGATGGTATGAAATATAACAAGACATCAAATCTCAAGAGAATTGTattaagaaaaacacttaatttaagttcaagccatattccaaaactgattATCAAGAAGGGAGCCTATTCAGGAATGAATGCTGAGGAATGCAATGTGTTTCAAGATGTGTATCCCCCCAGCAGGCCTGGAGATAAATTTGATGCCACTAAGGTACCTGGGACCTCTGTCCAGTGCTATGACCCAGTTAGTCAGCATTGCAAGATTCAGACTGTGAAGCAGTCATTTGAACATACTGGACAAGGGAAAACCTTCAATAGGAAGAAGATACTCTGTACATTTGAGAGGGTTCATAAACGAGATACCAGTAATAAGTCAACTGTCACTGTTGGAAAAGCAATTCAAATAGAAAAAGCTTTCCATAAAAATTCTAAACTCAGTAAGCATCAACAAACCCACACAAGAGAGAAACTTTCTGAATATATTAAGCCTGTGGAACATGTCATTAACCAATCACATCTTACAATAAATCAGAGACCACAAATAGGGAAAAAGCCCTATGCTTgtacactttgtgggaattcattcagttATAACTCCTGCCATGCCATTGATCACTGTACTCACATACAAGAAAACCCTCATTTATGCAATGAAAGTGGAGAAACCACTTACCAGAAGTCATATCTCATGAGACATCAGAAAATCCACAGGCAGAGGAAACAtcatgaatgtaatgaatgtCAAAAAATCTTTTTCCAGAAATCAAACCTtataacacatcagaaaattcacacaaggAAGAGACctcatgaatgcaatgactgtggaaaagccttttgtTATAAATCACAACTCAAAATACATCAGAGAACTCATACAGGGGAGAAAcgtcatgaatgtaatgactgtggaaaagcctttggttttAAGTCACATCTCATACAGCATCAGCgaactcacacaggggagaagcctCATGAATGCAgtaactgtggaaaagcctttggctctaAATCACATCTCATACagcatcagagaactcacacaagggagaaacctcatgaatgtaatgactgtggaaaagcctttggctctaAGCCACAACTCATAcggcatcagagaattcacacaggagagaaaccttatgtgTGCAAtcactgtggaaaagccttttgcTATAAGTCACAACTCATAATACATCAAGGAACTCATACAGGGGAGAAGCCTCATgagtgtaatgactgtggaaaagcctttggctttaagtcacacctcatcatacatcagagaattcacacaggagagaagcctcatgaatgcagtgactgtggaaaagcgtTTGTGTGTAAATCAGGCCTCATACggcatcagagaactcacacaggggagaaatgtcatgaatgtaatgactgtgggaaagccttttCCCAGAAATCAAACCTTAtaacacatcaaaaaattcacacaggggagaaacatCATGAATGTAAttactgtggaaaagccttttccCAGAAATCATACCTCATAACACATCAGAGAatacacacaggggagaaaccttatgaatgtaatgactgtggaaaaaccttcaGTCATAGGTCCCACCTCCAgacacatcagagaattcacacaggagaaaagccttatgaatgtattgactgtggaaaagccttttccCAGAAATCACAACTTAtaacacatcagagaattcacacaggggagaaacgtcatgaatgtaataactgtggaaaagccttttacCAGAAAGCACAACTCAtaacacatcagagaattcacacaggggagaaacgtcatgaatgtaatgactgtggaaaagcctttggccaaaaGTCACATCTCCtcctacatcagagaattcacagagagAAGAAACCTAATTATTTTAATGACTGA
- the LOC100355902 gene encoding zinc finger protein 84 isoform X2, with protein MITFEDLAVYFTWEEWQNMNKTQKTLYRDVMLEIYSSLLSLGYCMTKPDLIFKLEQGAEPWIVEECLSQSLPVAMKWDYLTETHQESEDTNLIQDGMKYNKTSNLKRIVLRKTLNLSSSHIPKLIIKKGAYSGMNAEECNVFQDVYPPSRPGDKFDATKVPGTSVQCYDPVSQHCKIQTVKQSFEHTGQGKTFNRKKILCTFERVHKRDTSNKSTVTVGKAIQIEKAFHKNSKLSKHQQTHTREKLSEYIKPVEHVINQSHLTINQRPQIGKKPYACTLCGNSFSYNSCHAIDHCTHIQENPHLCNESGETTYQKSYLMRHQKIHRQRKHHECNECQKIFFQKSNLITHQKIHTRKRPHECNDCGKAFCYKSQLKIHQRTHTGEKRHECNDCGKAFGFKSHLIQHQRTHTGEKPHECSNCGKAFGSKSHLIQHQRTHTREKPHECNDCGKAFGSKPQLIRHQRIHTGEKPYVCNHCGKAFCYKSQLIIHQGTHTGEKPHECNDCGKAFGFKSHLIIHQRIHTGEKPHECSDCGKAFVCKSGLIRHQRTHTGEKCHECNDCGKAFSQKSNLITHQKIHTGEKHHECNYCGKAFSQKSYLITHQRIHTGEKPYECNDCGKTFSHRSHLQTHQRIHTGEKPYECIDCGKAFSQKSQLITHQRIHTGEKRHECNNCGKAFYQKAQLITHQRIHTGEKRHECNDCGKAFGQKSHLLLHQRIHREKKPNYFND; from the exons ATGATaacatttgaagacctggctgtgtactttacctgggaggaatggcagaacatgaacaaAACTCAGAAAAccctgtacagggatgtgatgctggagatcTACAGCAGCCTGCTTTCCTTGG GATACTGCatgaccaaacctgacttgatcttcaagttggagcaaggagcagagccatggatagTGGAAGAATGCCTAAGTCAAAGCCTTCCAG ttgcCATGAAATGGGATTACCTGACTGAGACACAccaggaaagtgaagacacaAATTTGATTCAGGATGGTATGAAATATAACAAGACATCAAATCTCAAGAGAATTGTattaagaaaaacacttaatttaagttcaagccatattccaaaactgattATCAAGAAGGGAGCCTATTCAGGAATGAATGCTGAGGAATGCAATGTGTTTCAAGATGTGTATCCCCCCAGCAGGCCTGGAGATAAATTTGATGCCACTAAGGTACCTGGGACCTCTGTCCAGTGCTATGACCCAGTTAGTCAGCATTGCAAGATTCAGACTGTGAAGCAGTCATTTGAACATACTGGACAAGGGAAAACCTTCAATAGGAAGAAGATACTCTGTACATTTGAGAGGGTTCATAAACGAGATACCAGTAATAAGTCAACTGTCACTGTTGGAAAAGCAATTCAAATAGAAAAAGCTTTCCATAAAAATTCTAAACTCAGTAAGCATCAACAAACCCACACAAGAGAGAAACTTTCTGAATATATTAAGCCTGTGGAACATGTCATTAACCAATCACATCTTACAATAAATCAGAGACCACAAATAGGGAAAAAGCCCTATGCTTgtacactttgtgggaattcattcagttATAACTCCTGCCATGCCATTGATCACTGTACTCACATACAAGAAAACCCTCATTTATGCAATGAAAGTGGAGAAACCACTTACCAGAAGTCATATCTCATGAGACATCAGAAAATCCACAGGCAGAGGAAACAtcatgaatgtaatgaatgtCAAAAAATCTTTTTCCAGAAATCAAACCTtataacacatcagaaaattcacacaaggAAGAGACctcatgaatgcaatgactgtggaaaagccttttgtTATAAATCACAACTCAAAATACATCAGAGAACTCATACAGGGGAGAAAcgtcatgaatgtaatgactgtggaaaagcctttggttttAAGTCACATCTCATACAGCATCAGCgaactcacacaggggagaagcctCATGAATGCAgtaactgtggaaaagcctttggctctaAATCACATCTCATACagcatcagagaactcacacaagggagaaacctcatgaatgtaatgactgtggaaaagcctttggctctaAGCCACAACTCATAcggcatcagagaattcacacaggagagaaaccttatgtgTGCAAtcactgtggaaaagccttttgcTATAAGTCACAACTCATAATACATCAAGGAACTCATACAGGGGAGAAGCCTCATgagtgtaatgactgtggaaaagcctttggctttaagtcacacctcatcatacatcagagaattcacacaggagagaagcctcatgaatgcagtgactgtggaaaagcgtTTGTGTGTAAATCAGGCCTCATACggcatcagagaactcacacaggggagaaatgtcatgaatgtaatgactgtgggaaagccttttCCCAGAAATCAAACCTTAtaacacatcaaaaaattcacacaggggagaaacatCATGAATGTAAttactgtggaaaagccttttccCAGAAATCATACCTCATAACACATCAGAGAatacacacaggggagaaaccttatgaatgtaatgactgtggaaaaaccttcaGTCATAGGTCCCACCTCCAgacacatcagagaattcacacaggagaaaagccttatgaatgtattgactgtggaaaagccttttccCAGAAATCACAACTTAtaacacatcagagaattcacacaggggagaaacgtcatgaatgtaataactgtggaaaagccttttacCAGAAAGCACAACTCAtaacacatcagagaattcacacaggggagaaacgtcatgaatgtaatgactgtggaaaagcctttggccaaaaGTCACATCTCCtcctacatcagagaattcacagagagAAGAAACCTAATTATTTTAATGACTGA
- the LOC100355902 gene encoding zinc finger protein 84 isoform X4, giving the protein MITFEDLAVYFTWEEWQNMNKTQKTLYRDVMLEIYSSLLSLVAMKWDYLTETHQESEDTNLIQDGMKYNKTSNLKRIVLRKTLNLSSSHIPKLIIKKGAYSGMNAEECNVFQDVYPPSRPGDKFDATKVPGTSVQCYDPVSQHCKIQTVKQSFEHTGQGKTFNRKKILCTFERVHKRDTSNKSTVTVGKAIQIEKAFHKNSKLSKHQQTHTREKLSEYIKPVEHVINQSHLTINQRPQIGKKPYACTLCGNSFSYNSCHAIDHCTHIQENPHLCNESGETTYQKSYLMRHQKIHRQRKHHECNECQKIFFQKSNLITHQKIHTRKRPHECNDCGKAFCYKSQLKIHQRTHTGEKRHECNDCGKAFGFKSHLIQHQRTHTGEKPHECSNCGKAFGSKSHLIQHQRTHTREKPHECNDCGKAFGSKPQLIRHQRIHTGEKPYVCNHCGKAFCYKSQLIIHQGTHTGEKPHECNDCGKAFGFKSHLIIHQRIHTGEKPHECSDCGKAFVCKSGLIRHQRTHTGEKCHECNDCGKAFSQKSNLITHQKIHTGEKHHECNYCGKAFSQKSYLITHQRIHTGEKPYECNDCGKTFSHRSHLQTHQRIHTGEKPYECIDCGKAFSQKSQLITHQRIHTGEKRHECNNCGKAFYQKAQLITHQRIHTGEKRHECNDCGKAFGQKSHLLLHQRIHREKKPNYFND; this is encoded by the exons ATGATaacatttgaagacctggctgtgtactttacctgggaggaatggcagaacatgaacaaAACTCAGAAAAccctgtacagggatgtgatgctggagatcTACAGCAGCCTGCTTTCCTTGG ttgcCATGAAATGGGATTACCTGACTGAGACACAccaggaaagtgaagacacaAATTTGATTCAGGATGGTATGAAATATAACAAGACATCAAATCTCAAGAGAATTGTattaagaaaaacacttaatttaagttcaagccatattccaaaactgattATCAAGAAGGGAGCCTATTCAGGAATGAATGCTGAGGAATGCAATGTGTTTCAAGATGTGTATCCCCCCAGCAGGCCTGGAGATAAATTTGATGCCACTAAGGTACCTGGGACCTCTGTCCAGTGCTATGACCCAGTTAGTCAGCATTGCAAGATTCAGACTGTGAAGCAGTCATTTGAACATACTGGACAAGGGAAAACCTTCAATAGGAAGAAGATACTCTGTACATTTGAGAGGGTTCATAAACGAGATACCAGTAATAAGTCAACTGTCACTGTTGGAAAAGCAATTCAAATAGAAAAAGCTTTCCATAAAAATTCTAAACTCAGTAAGCATCAACAAACCCACACAAGAGAGAAACTTTCTGAATATATTAAGCCTGTGGAACATGTCATTAACCAATCACATCTTACAATAAATCAGAGACCACAAATAGGGAAAAAGCCCTATGCTTgtacactttgtgggaattcattcagttATAACTCCTGCCATGCCATTGATCACTGTACTCACATACAAGAAAACCCTCATTTATGCAATGAAAGTGGAGAAACCACTTACCAGAAGTCATATCTCATGAGACATCAGAAAATCCACAGGCAGAGGAAACAtcatgaatgtaatgaatgtCAAAAAATCTTTTTCCAGAAATCAAACCTtataacacatcagaaaattcacacaaggAAGAGACctcatgaatgcaatgactgtggaaaagccttttgtTATAAATCACAACTCAAAATACATCAGAGAACTCATACAGGGGAGAAAcgtcatgaatgtaatgactgtggaaaagcctttggttttAAGTCACATCTCATACAGCATCAGCgaactcacacaggggagaagcctCATGAATGCAgtaactgtggaaaagcctttggctctaAATCACATCTCATACagcatcagagaactcacacaagggagaaacctcatgaatgtaatgactgtggaaaagcctttggctctaAGCCACAACTCATAcggcatcagagaattcacacaggagagaaaccttatgtgTGCAAtcactgtggaaaagccttttgcTATAAGTCACAACTCATAATACATCAAGGAACTCATACAGGGGAGAAGCCTCATgagtgtaatgactgtggaaaagcctttggctttaagtcacacctcatcatacatcagagaattcacacaggagagaagcctcatgaatgcagtgactgtggaaaagcgtTTGTGTGTAAATCAGGCCTCATACggcatcagagaactcacacaggggagaaatgtcatgaatgtaatgactgtgggaaagccttttCCCAGAAATCAAACCTTAtaacacatcaaaaaattcacacaggggagaaacatCATGAATGTAAttactgtggaaaagccttttccCAGAAATCATACCTCATAACACATCAGAGAatacacacaggggagaaaccttatgaatgtaatgactgtggaaaaaccttcaGTCATAGGTCCCACCTCCAgacacatcagagaattcacacaggagaaaagccttatgaatgtattgactgtggaaaagccttttccCAGAAATCACAACTTAtaacacatcagagaattcacacaggggagaaacgtcatgaatgtaataactgtggaaaagccttttacCAGAAAGCACAACTCAtaacacatcagagaattcacacaggggagaaacgtcatgaatgtaatgactgtggaaaagcctttggccaaaaGTCACATCTCCtcctacatcagagaattcacagagagAAGAAACCTAATTATTTTAATGACTGA
- the LOC100355902 gene encoding zinc finger protein 605 isoform X3 produces MVREQMYNSGHLHIFPRAKKINASPVMITFEDLAVYFTWEEWQNMNKTQKTLYRDVMLEIYSSLLSLVAMKWDYLTETHQESEDTNLIQDGMKYNKTSNLKRIVLRKTLNLSSSHIPKLIIKKGAYSGMNAEECNVFQDVYPPSRPGDKFDATKVPGTSVQCYDPVSQHCKIQTVKQSFEHTGQGKTFNRKKILCTFERVHKRDTSNKSTVTVGKAIQIEKAFHKNSKLSKHQQTHTREKLSEYIKPVEHVINQSHLTINQRPQIGKKPYACTLCGNSFSYNSCHAIDHCTHIQENPHLCNESGETTYQKSYLMRHQKIHRQRKHHECNECQKIFFQKSNLITHQKIHTRKRPHECNDCGKAFCYKSQLKIHQRTHTGEKRHECNDCGKAFGFKSHLIQHQRTHTGEKPHECSNCGKAFGSKSHLIQHQRTHTREKPHECNDCGKAFGSKPQLIRHQRIHTGEKPYVCNHCGKAFCYKSQLIIHQGTHTGEKPHECNDCGKAFGFKSHLIIHQRIHTGEKPHECSDCGKAFVCKSGLIRHQRTHTGEKCHECNDCGKAFSQKSNLITHQKIHTGEKHHECNYCGKAFSQKSYLITHQRIHTGEKPYECNDCGKTFSHRSHLQTHQRIHTGEKPYECIDCGKAFSQKSQLITHQRIHTGEKRHECNNCGKAFYQKAQLITHQRIHTGEKRHECNDCGKAFGQKSHLLLHQRIHREKKPNYFND; encoded by the exons GTATAATTCTGGGCACCTCCACATATTTCcaagagcaaagaaaattaatGCATCacct GTGATGATaacatttgaagacctggctgtgtactttacctgggaggaatggcagaacatgaacaaAACTCAGAAAAccctgtacagggatgtgatgctggagatcTACAGCAGCCTGCTTTCCTTGG ttgcCATGAAATGGGATTACCTGACTGAGACACAccaggaaagtgaagacacaAATTTGATTCAGGATGGTATGAAATATAACAAGACATCAAATCTCAAGAGAATTGTattaagaaaaacacttaatttaagttcaagccatattccaaaactgattATCAAGAAGGGAGCCTATTCAGGAATGAATGCTGAGGAATGCAATGTGTTTCAAGATGTGTATCCCCCCAGCAGGCCTGGAGATAAATTTGATGCCACTAAGGTACCTGGGACCTCTGTCCAGTGCTATGACCCAGTTAGTCAGCATTGCAAGATTCAGACTGTGAAGCAGTCATTTGAACATACTGGACAAGGGAAAACCTTCAATAGGAAGAAGATACTCTGTACATTTGAGAGGGTTCATAAACGAGATACCAGTAATAAGTCAACTGTCACTGTTGGAAAAGCAATTCAAATAGAAAAAGCTTTCCATAAAAATTCTAAACTCAGTAAGCATCAACAAACCCACACAAGAGAGAAACTTTCTGAATATATTAAGCCTGTGGAACATGTCATTAACCAATCACATCTTACAATAAATCAGAGACCACAAATAGGGAAAAAGCCCTATGCTTgtacactttgtgggaattcattcagttATAACTCCTGCCATGCCATTGATCACTGTACTCACATACAAGAAAACCCTCATTTATGCAATGAAAGTGGAGAAACCACTTACCAGAAGTCATATCTCATGAGACATCAGAAAATCCACAGGCAGAGGAAACAtcatgaatgtaatgaatgtCAAAAAATCTTTTTCCAGAAATCAAACCTtataacacatcagaaaattcacacaaggAAGAGACctcatgaatgcaatgactgtggaaaagccttttgtTATAAATCACAACTCAAAATACATCAGAGAACTCATACAGGGGAGAAAcgtcatgaatgtaatgactgtggaaaagcctttggttttAAGTCACATCTCATACAGCATCAGCgaactcacacaggggagaagcctCATGAATGCAgtaactgtggaaaagcctttggctctaAATCACATCTCATACagcatcagagaactcacacaagggagaaacctcatgaatgtaatgactgtggaaaagcctttggctctaAGCCACAACTCATAcggcatcagagaattcacacaggagagaaaccttatgtgTGCAAtcactgtggaaaagccttttgcTATAAGTCACAACTCATAATACATCAAGGAACTCATACAGGGGAGAAGCCTCATgagtgtaatgactgtggaaaagcctttggctttaagtcacacctcatcatacatcagagaattcacacaggagagaagcctcatgaatgcagtgactgtggaaaagcgtTTGTGTGTAAATCAGGCCTCATACggcatcagagaactcacacaggggagaaatgtcatgaatgtaatgactgtgggaaagccttttCCCAGAAATCAAACCTTAtaacacatcaaaaaattcacacaggggagaaacatCATGAATGTAAttactgtggaaaagccttttccCAGAAATCATACCTCATAACACATCAGAGAatacacacaggggagaaaccttatgaatgtaatgactgtggaaaaaccttcaGTCATAGGTCCCACCTCCAgacacatcagagaattcacacaggagaaaagccttatgaatgtattgactgtggaaaagccttttccCAGAAATCACAACTTAtaacacatcagagaattcacacaggggagaaacgtcatgaatgtaataactgtggaaaagccttttacCAGAAAGCACAACTCAtaacacatcagagaattcacacaggggagaaacgtcatgaatgtaatgactgtggaaaagcctttggccaaaaGTCACATCTCCtcctacatcagagaattcacagagagAAGAAACCTAATTATTTTAATGACTGA